A window of Strigops habroptila isolate Jane chromosome 5, bStrHab1.2.pri, whole genome shotgun sequence contains these coding sequences:
- the NKX1-2 gene encoding NK1 transcription factor-related protein 2, whose translation MAALPPPLPPPPPPSPPLPTLLPGAHSAPSAPPCGSGGGPAPRSLRRLRAGSQQVSGKRGGWGGMPECPDRGGKAAPIHHKISFSILDILDPQKFSRRSEPAAGSWGSAPRSGEREKSLGRVEVGKDAAAPGSERNKLEAHDAHPAVESGTERDEEGPAGDGSGSGCGARPGAAEEPGSPRGGRRRRAEPGCGKPRRARTAFTYEQLVALENKFRATRYLSVCERLSLALSLSLTETQVKIWFQNRRTKWKKQHPGADGAAPSSSPTAAVTGGGSPSPPGPGALPFQTFPSYAAANVLVPPAAPFALGAGTFTPFLGPAFLGPFYAPHL comes from the exons ATGGCTGCGCTGCCCCCTCCTctgccccccccgccgccgccctcccctcccctcccgaCCCTCCTCCCCGGCGCTCACTCCGCGCCCAGCGCCCCGCCGTGCGGCTCGGGaggcggcccggccccgcgcagCCTCCGCCGGCTCCGCGCTGGGAGCCAGCAGGTCTCCGGGAAGCGCGGAGGGTGGGGGGGAATGCCGGAATGCCCGGACCGCGGGGGCAAGGCGGCCCCCATCCATCATAAAATCTCCTTCTCCATCTTAGACATCCTGGATCCTCAGAAATTCAGCAGGAGAAGCGAACCGGCCGCGGGGAGCTGGGGCAGCGCCCCCCGCTCGGGCGAGCGGGAGAAAAGTTTGGGAAGAGTTGAAGTAGGAAAAGACGCTGCTGCTCCCGGCAGCGAGAGGAATAAACTAGAGGCACATG ATGCGCACCCCGCGGTGGAGAGCGGCACCGAGCGCGACGAGGAGGGTCCGGCCGGGGACGGCAGCGGGTCCGGGTGCGGAGCCCGCCCGGGCGCGGCGGAGGAGCCGGGCTCGCCGCGGGGCGGCAGGCGGCGGCGGGCCGAGCCGGGGTGCGGTAAGCCGCGGCGGGCGCGGACGGCCTTCACCTACGAGCAGCTTGTGGCCCTGGAGAACAAGTTCCGTGCGACGCGGTACCTGTCGGTGTGCGAGCGCCTCAGCCTGGCGCTGTCCCTCAGCCTCACCGAGACGCAGGTGAAGATCTGGTTCCAGAACCGACGCACCAAGTGGAAGAAGCAGCACCCGGGCGCCGATGGGGCGGCCCCATCCTCATCCCCGACGGCGGCGGTGACGGGCGGCGGCAGCCCCAGCCCGCCGGGTCCCGGCGCTTTGCCCTTCCAGACTTTCCCTTCCTACGCCGCTGCCAACGTCCTGGTGCCGCCGGCAGCCCCCTTCGCGCTGGGCGCCGGCACCTTCACGCCCTTCCTCGGCCCCGCGTTCCTCGGCCCCTTCTACGCCCCGCACCTctga